One stretch of Narcine bancroftii isolate sNarBan1 chromosome 8, sNarBan1.hap1, whole genome shotgun sequence DNA includes these proteins:
- the ten1 gene encoding CST complex subunit TEN1 — MNRRLPAPSLAGGSLLRGGTKKRKMLPQPGVFHFLWEICSGAVNEGSAVRTFGRLTNYDARTSEATISVHHNSIDYHLQVLTSLVEPFEARIGAEYMALGEVETTAGNIPVIQARLLIDTDGVDLPLLEYAVQEQRKYFQQRVRNALENEIANRRDV; from the exons ATGAACAGGAGACTCCCCGCTCCTTCATTAGCAGGAGGTTCCCTGCTCCGAGGTGGGACG aaaaaaagaaaaatgctgcCGCAGCCTGGTGTGTTTCACTTTCTGTGGGAGATCTGTTCAGGTGCAGTGAATGAAGGAAGTGCAGTGAGAACCTTTGGCAG GTTAACTAACTATGATGCCAGGACCTCTGAGGCAACTATATCTGTTCATCACAACTCGATTGATTACCATCTTCAGGTCCTTACTTCACTAGTGGAACCATTTGAAGCTCGGATTGGAGCAGAATATATGGCACTTGGAGAGGTGGAAACCACAGCAG GCAATATTCCTGTGATCCAGGCTCGACTACTGATTGATACGGATGGAGTTGACTTGCCATTACTGGAATATGCTGTACAGGAACAGAGAAAGTACTTCCAACAAAGAGTCAGAAATGCTCTTGAAAATGAGATAGCAAACAGAAGAGATGTGTGA